A portion of the Lolium rigidum isolate FL_2022 chromosome 1, APGP_CSIRO_Lrig_0.1, whole genome shotgun sequence genome contains these proteins:
- the LOC124695378 gene encoding protein REVEILLE 6-like, translating to MVSMSTTPNPLEAAAAAPVGGGGGDGGGGKQKQKQQLAAPMAVPSASASAAAAEATKVRKPYTITKSRESWTEPEHDKFLEALQLFDRDWKKIEAFVGSKTVIQIRSHAQKYFLKVQKNGTGEHLPPPRPKRKAAHPYPQKASKASQAAVSQQLPPPPHHHQDQDAVMSMDASMVVPNNNTNAMAPSWDNALVQPLSGSHTQGAVATNNCSSSIESQSGTWPTSEAVEQENAPPPLRAMPDFAQVYNFLGSVFDPDKSGHLQRLKAMDPIDVETVLLLMRNLSMNLTSPDFEAHRNLLSSYGSDEDDTKSGSMGSLGSQSHHLPSMVTSE from the exons ATGGTGTCGATGAGCACGACGCCCAACCCGCtcgaggccgcggccgcggcgcccgtcggcggcggcggcggggacggcggcggagggaaacagaagcagaagcagcagctGGCGGCGCCGATGGCCGTGCCGTCAGcgtcggcttcggcggcggcggcggaggccaccAAGGTGAGGAAGCCATACACCATCACCAAGTCCAGGGAGAGCTGGACGGAGCCCGAGCACGACAAGTTCCTCGAGGCCCTGCAGCT GTTTGATCGTGATTGGAAAAAGATAGAAGCATTTGTTGGCTCAAAAACTGTGATACAG ATAAGGAGTCATGCGCAGAAGTACTTCTTAAAGGTTCAGAAGAATGGTACAGGGGAGCATTTGCCCCCACCCCGGCCGAAGCGTAAGGCGGCCCACCCATATCCACAGAAAGCCTCTAAAG CATCGCAAGCTGCTGTGTCACAGcaactacctcctcctcctcatcatcatcaggaTCAGGATGCTGTTATGTCTATGGATGCATCTATGGTTGTTCCAAACAACAATACAAATGCCATGGCACCTTCATGGGACAATGCTCTTGTTCAACCTTTGAGTGGAAGTCATACGCAAG GTGCTGTTGCAACAAATAACTGCTCTAGTAGCATAGAGAGCCAATCTGGGACCTGGCCAACTTCTGAAGCAGTTGAACAAGAAAatgcgcctcctccactccgtg CTATGCCAGATTTTGCACAAGTATACAACTTCCTTGGAAGCGTATTCGATCCAGATAAGAGTGGACATTTGCAGAGGTTAAAGGCGATGGATCCAATTGATGTGGAAACG GTACTGCTGCTGATGAGAAATCTATCGATGAACTTGACTAGCCCAGACTTTGAGGCCCAT CGGAATTTGCTCTCGTCGTATGGTTCTGATGAAGACGATACCAAGTCCGGAAGCATGGGAAGTCTTGGATCTCAGAGTCACCATCTGCCATCCAT GGTAACAAGTGAGTGA
- the LOC124695357 gene encoding ATP-dependent zinc metalloprotease FTSH 2, chloroplastic, with protein sequence MAPSMSLAAKGLLPFAALPSSGRPVSVTASLEHKTSDSKRKLLKLALGGVGLPALLSAKKALADDQGVSSSRMSYSRFLEYLDKDRVKKVDLFENGTIAIVEAISPELGNRVQRVRVQLPGVSQELLQKLREKNIDFAAHNQQEDSGSLLFNLIGNLAFPLILIGGLFLLSRRGSGGMGGPNGPGFPLGFGQSKAKFQMEPNTGVTFDDVAGVDEAKQDFMEVVEFLKKPERFTAVGARIPKGVLLVGPPGTGKTLLAKAIAGEAGVPFFSISGSEFVEMFVGVGASRVRDLFKKAKENAPCIVFVDEIDAVGRQRGTGIGGGNDEREQTLNQLLTEMDGFEGNTGIIVVAATNRADILDSALLRPGRFDRQVSVDVPDVRGRTEILKVHGSNKKFDADVSLEVIAMRTPGFSGADLANLLNEAAILAGRRGRTGISSKEIDDSIDRIVAGMEGTVMTDGKSKSLVAYHEVGHAVCGTLTPGHDPVQKVTLVPRGQARGLTWFIPMDDPTLISRQQLFARIVGGLGGRAAEEIIFGDSEVTTGAAGDLQQITGLAKQMVVTFGMSDIGPWSLMDGAQSGDVIMRMMARNSMSEKLALDIDSAIKQLSDQAYEIALQQIRDNRVAMDKIVEVLLEKETLSGDEFRAILSEFTEIPVENQIPPTPQAAVPV encoded by the exons ATGGCGCCATCCATGAGCCTCGCCGCGAAAGGGCTGCTCCCCTTCGCGGCGCTCCCCTCGAGCGGCAGGCCGGTGTCCGTGACCGCCTCCCTGGAGCACAAGACAAGCGACTCCAAgaggaagctcctgaagctcgcgCTCGGAGGAGTCGGGCTGCCCGCCTTGTTGAGCGCCAAGAAGGCTCTCGCCGATGACCAGGGCGTCTCTTCCTCGAGGATGTCCTACTCGAGGTTCCTCGAGTACCTCGACAAGGACAGGGTGAAGAAGGTCGACCTGTTCGAGAACGGCACGATCGCCATCGTCGAGGCGATCTCTCCCGAGCTCGGCAACCGTGTGCAGAGGGTTCGCGTGCAGCTTCCCGGGGTGAGCCAGGAGCTTCTCCAGAAGCTGAGGGAGAAGAACATTGATTTTGCTGCGCATAACCAGCAGGAGGACTCTGGTTCCCTGCTGTTCAACCTTATTGGAAACCTGGCCTTCCCGCTTATCCTCATCGGTGGTCTGTTCTTGCTGTCAAGGAGAGGATCAGGTGGCATGGGTGGGCCTAATGGCCCTGGGTTTCCCCTTGGTTTTGGCCAGTCCAAAGCCAAGTTCCAGATGGAGCCCAACACCGGTGTTACGTTTGATGATGTTGCTGGTGTTGACGAGGCGAAGCAAGACTTCATGGAAGTGGTTGAGTTCTTGAAGAAGCCAGAGAGGTTCACCGCTGTTGGTGCCCGCATTCCCAAGGGTGTGCTGCTTGTTGGCCCTCCTGGAACTGGTAAGACTTTGCTTGCCAAGGCGATCGCAGGGGAGGCTGGCGTGCCGTTTTTCTCGATATCGGGATCCGAGTTTGTGGAGATGTTTGTTGGTGTTGGTGCTTCCCGTGTTCGTGATCTTttcaagaaggccaaggagaatGCTCCTTGCATCGTGTTTGTTGATGAAATTGATGCCGTTGGAAGGCAGAGAGGAACAGGTATTGGTGGTGGAAATGATGAGAGGGAGCAGACTCTCAATCAGCTGTTGACTGAGATGGATGGTTTTGAGGGGAACACTGGAATCATTGTTGTTGCTGCCACCAACAGGGCCGACATCTTGGATTCTGCTTTACTTAGACCTGGACGCTTTGACAGACAG GTGAGTGTTGATGTTCCTGATGTACGTGGAAGGACTGAGATTCTCAAGGTGCACGGTAGCAACAAGAAGTTTGATGCTGATGTTTCTCTTGAGGTCATAGCAATGAGAACACCTGGGTTTAGTGGAGCAGACTTAGCGAATCTTCTGAATGAAGCAGCCATATTAGCAGGCCGACGTGGGAGGACAGGAATTTCCTCAAAAGAGATTGACGATTCAATCGACAGAATAGTGGCTGGTATGGAAGGAACTGTCATGACGGATGGCAAGAGCAAAAGCCTTGTTGCATACCATGAAGTTGGGCATGCAGTTTGCGG AACTTTGACGCCTGGCCATGACCCCGTCCAAAAGGTTACATTGGTTCCAAGAGGTCAAGCTCGTGGTCTCACCTGGTTCATTCCTATGGATGACCCGACGCTCATCTCTAGGCAGCAACTCTTTGCCAGAATCGTTGGTGGCCTTGGTGGTAGAGCTGCTGAGGAGATCATCTTTGGAGATTCTGAGGTGACCACTGGAGCTGCTGGTGACTTGCAGCAGATCACCGGCTTAGCCAAGCAG ATGGTGGTCACATTCGGCATGTCAGACATTGGTCCATGGTCTCTGATGGATGGAGCACAGAGCGGTGATGTCATCATGAGAATGATGGCGAGGAACTCCATGTCTGAGAAGCTCGCACTGGACATCGATTCAGCCATTAAGCAGTTGTCAGACCAGGCCTACGAGATCGCTCTGCAACAGATCAGGGACAACCGTGTGGCTATGGACAAGATCGTGGAGGTGCTCCTCGAGAAGGAGACGCTGAGCGGCGACGAGTTCCGGGCCATTCTTTCCGAGTTCACGGAGATCCCTGTCGAGAACCAGATTCCTCCGACCCCACAAGCAGCCGTCCCTGTCTAA
- the LOC124695367 gene encoding conserved oligomeric Golgi complex subunit 7-like produces MVVVDASEFGAEGFDPKRWINAALDARHPSEPLDRFLADAEERLRAAADDAGAALERDSADALRRVPLACRDALRLREDAVALRAHVASVLQSLSQAEGSSAESITALARIDTVKQRMEAAYTTLQDAAGLAQLSQSVEDVFSSGDLPKAAETLATMRHCLSAVGEVAEFANVRKQLEVLEERLDEMVQPRLLDALSNRKVDAVQDLRGILTRIGRFKSLEVQYTKIHVKPLKKLWEDFDLKQRANRIEMEKRGGEISSTSFSSWLPSFYDETLLYLEQEWKWCSTAFPEEYRSLVPKVLVETMSELNSSFVSRVNVATGDAVPETRSVGKGVLDVISGDLPKSTKLQNKHLVALIELHNMTGTFARNIQHLFSESDLGVVLNTLKAIYTPYETFKVRYGQMERAVLSAAMTGIDIRGAISRGVGAQGIELSETVRRMEESIPQMIVLLEAAVERCISLTGGSEADELVLALDDTMLQYISNLQETLKSLRTVCGLDNTAHSDSSKRDSGLEKKEAPRPVDVSEEEEWSIVQGALQVLTVADCLTSRTSVFEASLRATLARIGTNFSVSGFGSSMDKSPSGAADENSGVPLGGRAALDIATIRLTNLPDKSKKLFTVLEQSKDPRFHALPVTSQRVAAFSDKVNELVYDVLISKVRQRLSEISRLPIWSSVEEQGGLPLPSFSAYPQAYVTSVGEYLLTLPQQLEPLAEGISGSETGNDEAQFFATEWIFKVAEGATALFMEQLRGIHYITDRGALQLAADIEYLNNVLSALSMPIPPFLSTFHACISTPRDQVRGLIKSDGGSQLDLPTAHLVSKIRRIPLDQ; encoded by the exons ATGGTGGTGGTGGACGCGTCGGAGTTCGGGGCGGAGGGGTTCGACCCGAAGCGGTGGATCAACGCGGCGCTGGACGCGCGGCACCCGTCGGAGCCGCTCGACCGCTTCCTGGCCGACGCCGAGGAGCGGCTCCGCGCCGCGGCCGACGACGCCGGGGCCGCGCTCGAGCGGGACAGCGCCGACGCGCTCCGCCGCGTCCCGCTCGCGTGCCGCGACGCGCTCAGGCTCCGCGAGGACGCCGTCGCGCTGCGCGCCCACGTCGCGTCCGTCCTCCAGTCACTCTCCCAG GCGGAGGGCTCATCTGCTGAGTCAATAACTGCGCTAGCACGAATTGATACAGTGAAACAACGCATGGAAGCTGCATACACGACATTGCAG GATGCAGCTGGACTAGCTCAGTTGAGCCAAAGTGTTGAGGATGTTTTTTCGAGTGGTGATCTTCCAAAAGCTGCAGAAACCCTGGCAACCATGAGACATTGCTTGTCAGCAGTTGGGGAG GTTGCAGAGTTTGCTAACGTGAGAAAGCAACTTGAAGTATTGGAAGAAAGGCTGGATGAAATGGTTCAGCCCCGTTTGTTGGATGCCCTTTCTAACCGCAAG GTTGATGCTGTACAAGATCTTCGTGGTATATTGACGCGTATTGGGAGGTTTAAGTCACTGGAGGTGCAATACACTAAGATCCATGTCAAGCCTCTGAAGAAACTTTGGGAAGATTTTGACCTAAAGCAAAGAGCCAACAGGATAGAGATGGAAAAGCGTGGTGGTGAAATCTCTAGTACCTCATTCTCGAGCTGGCTGCCAAGTTTCTATGATGAGACACTGCTTTACCTTGAACAAGAGTGGAAGTG GTGCTCGACTGCTTTCCCTGAAGAATACAGATCACTAGTCCCAAAAGTACTTGTTGAGACCATGAGTGAGTTGAATTCAAGTTTTGTCTCTCGTGTTAATGTAGCAACTGGAGATGCTGTTCCTGAAACCAGATCTGTTGGAAAAG GTGTACTGGATGTTATATCTGGTGACCTACCAAAAAGCACCAAGTTGCAGAATAAACATCTTGTCGCACTAATCGAATTGCACAACATGACTGGCACTTTTGCTAGGAACATTCAGCACTTATTTTCAGAATCAGATCTTGGAGTTGTGCTGAATACATTAAAAGCTATTTATACCCCATATGAAACCTTCAAAGTGAG GTACGGGCAGATGGAGCGTGCTGTACTTTCTGCTGCGATGACAGGCATAGATATCCGTGGGGCTATCTCCCGTGGTGTAGGTGCACAGGGTATAGAGCTAAGTGAAACTGTCCGTAGAATGGAGGAATCCATCCCACAAATGATAGTACTTCTTGAAGCAGCTGTTGAGAGATGCATTAGTCTCACTGGCGGATCAGAGGCAGATGAATTGGTACTGGCTCTTGACGACACCATGCTGCAGTACATATCTAATCTACAAGAAACTTTAAAGTCCCTGAGAACGGTATGTGGGCTGGATAATACCGCACATAGTGATTCCTCAAAAAGAGATTCAGGATTGGAGAAAAAGGAAGCACCACGACCGGTGGATGTTTCTGAAGAGGAAGAATGGTCTATTGTCCAGGGTGCTTTGCAGGTTCTTACAGTTGCTGATTGCTTAACTAGCAGAACCTCAGTTTTTGAAGCTTCTTTAAGGGCTACTCTTGCGAGGATTGGAACAAACTTCTCTGTTTCTGGATTTGGTTCTAGCATGGATAAATCACCCTCAGGGGCTGCTGATGAGAATTCGGGAGTACCCCTGGGTGGGAGGGCAGCACTTGATATTGCAACCATTCGTCTCACTAATCTACCAGACAAGTCTAAGAAACTCTTCACCGTACTAGAACAG TCAAAAGATCCAAGGTTCCACGCTCTGCCTGTCACATCACAAAGGGTTGCGGCCTTCTCAGACAAAGTAAATGAGCTTGTATATGATGTGCTCATATCTAAAGTCCGGCAGCGTCTCAGTGAGATTTCTCGCCTCCCAATCTGGTCATCCGTCGAGGAACAAGGTGGTCTTCCTCTGCCAAGCTTCAGTGCGTACCCACAAGCATATGTTACCAGCGTGGGGGAGTATCTCCTCACTTTACCACAGCAGTTGGAGCCACTTGCTGAAGGCATCTCGGGCAGCGAGACTGGTAACGACGAGGCTCAGTTCTTTGCCACAGAGTGGATATTCAAG GTTGCTGAGGGTGCCACTGCTCTGTTCATGGAGCAGCTGCGCGGGATCCACTACATCACGGACCGAGGCGCCCTGCAGCTCGCCGCGGACATCGAGTACCTGAACAACGTCCTCTCTGCGCTCTCGATGCCGATCCCTCCGTTCCTCTCCACCTTCCACGCGTGCATCTCGACCCCGAGAGACCAGGTCCGCGGCCTGATCAAATCGGACggtgggagccagctggacctccCCACCGCCCACTTGGTGTCCAAGATTCGACGCATCCCGTTAGACCAGTGA
- the LOC124683845 gene encoding uncharacterized protein LOC124683845, whose protein sequence is MASVNLAAASLAVVLLLCAAMTATAYQPKPTPTPKPYPTPKPEAEDCKRQAEYFKNCLRLGLGEKCCGNERVIPVAERKCYCQVEREAEIECAIGRRCGGIAGKVKVAEMKLSCLENLHCKRA, encoded by the coding sequence ATGGCGTCTGTGAATCTCGCCGCCGCATCGCtcgccgtcgtcctcctcttatgcgcggcgatgacggcgacggcgTACCAGCCCAAGCCCACGCCCACGCCCAAGCCCTACCCCACGCCCAAGCCCGAGGCCGAGGACTGCAAGAGGCAGGCCGAGTACTTCAAGAACTGCCTCCGCCTGGGCCTAGGCGAGAAGTGCTGCGGCAACGAGCGCGTCATCCCGGTGGCGGAGCGCAAGTGCTACTGCCAGGTGGAGCGGGAGGCGGAGATCGAATGCGCGATCGGGCGACGCTGCGGCGGGATCGCCGGGAAAGTCAAGGTCGCCGAGATGAAGCTCTCCTGCCTCGAGAACCTCCACTGCAAGCGCGCGTGA